The Papaver somniferum cultivar HN1 chromosome 3, ASM357369v1, whole genome shotgun sequence genome includes a region encoding these proteins:
- the LOC113360784 gene encoding wall-associated receptor kinase 5-like — MGTGGHCQGASLSLSLLLVTGFGLYSVPLLVYEYVGNGTLYQHLHECLENQASPAFLSWESRLRIASEVAGSLAYLHAEASIPIIHRDVKSSNVLLDDEYRAEVSDFGASRLNPTDQAQLSTIVQGKEIFSLDRPEEDRNLANYFNSSMKTNRLFAILDSSLVQNDNERVSSVHGHQQIQQTAELAQKCLRMKGENRPTMKEVAMILHVLMVISSSYHGILDEEDTMHTSRGEHMLLLESAELLSYTDSITTIGDSIKRISALETEGR; from the exons ATGGGTACCGGTGGTCATTGCCAAG GGGCCAGCCTAAGCTTATCTCTTCTACTTGTGACCGGCTTTGGGTTGTATTCG GTTCCTTTACTAGTTTATGAATATGTTGGTAATGGGACTCTTTACCAACATTTACATGAATGTCTTGAGAACCAAGCGAGCCCTGCTTTTCTTTCATGGGAAAGTCGTTTGAGGATAGCCTCGGAAGTTGCAGGTTCATTGGCCTACTTGCATGCTGAGGCTTCCATACCCATAATCCACAGAGATGTTAAGTCAAGTAATGTACTTCTAGATGACGAGTACAGAGCAGAAGTTTCAGATTTCGGTGCTTCAAGGTTGAATCCTACTGATCAAGCTCAGTTAAGCACAATTGTTCAAG GTAAAGAAATATTTTCTCTAGACAGACCTGAAGAGGACAGAAATCTTGCAAATTATTTTAATTCTTCTATGAAAACCAACAGGTTGTTTGCGATTCTCGACAGTAGTTTGGTACAAAATGATAATGAACGAGTCAGTAGTGTGCATGGACACCAACAAATCCAACAAACGGCTGAACTTGCACAAAAATGCTTAAGAATGAAAGGAGAGAATCGACCTACAATGAAAGAAGTAGCAATGATATTACACGTATTGATGGTGATATCTTCTAGTTACCATGGCATCCTGGATGAGGAGGATACAATGCATACAAGCAGAGGAGAACACATGCTCTTGTTGGAATCAGCTGAACTACTATCTTACACTGATAGTATAACAACAATTGGTGATAGCATCAAAAGGATATCAGCATTAGAAACTGAGGGACGTTAA
- the LOC113360783 gene encoding F-box/kelch-repeat protein At1g23390-like encodes MVTESRYPETKDQETGEETPIHGDVLDKIVSHIPTIHLVPSFYVSKSWQRAAFSCVRHPSRTKPWIMIYAQSRRSLSLTTTQAYDPSANVWIEITGPSTMTCTSPLRSSNSDTLYMLTPSKFSFSADPLHVKWLDIVGPRVWRADPIVAIVGSCIVVAGGAYDFEDDCLTVEIYDTACPGWFTCPPIPVILKDSAATTWLSVAVSGHKMYLLEKNSGTFCSFNTNTKRWSGTSGSCVLRPDPSIYFSIIGFAGHRLILVGLMGDAENAESLRIWEVNCDSFYCEEIGKMPLEMFGMLKNVNTMPLSIDISVAENFIYIYHASEPRDIFLCELNVGICQWGSIRCSFLNDRVLMDRIVFTSSKVSLDDLRKAFWLETRNFKVESA; translated from the coding sequence atggtTACAGAAAGCAGATATCCAGAGACTAAAGATCAAGAAACGGGAGAAGAAACTCCAATTCATGGAGATGTTTTAGATAAAATAGTTTCTCACATACCAACAATCCATCTTGTTCCATCATTCTACGTTTCTAAATCATGGCAGCGTGCAGCGTTTTCTTGTGTACGTCACCCTTCACGCACTAAGCCATGGATTATGATATACGCGCAGAGCCGAAGGAGTCTTTCGTTAACCACCACTCAGGCATATGATCCTAGCGCCAATGTCTGGATCGAAATTACAGGACCGTCAACTATGACATGTACGTCGCCACTCCGGTCTTCTAATTCTGATACTCTTTACATGTTAACGCCTTCGAAGTTCAGTTTCTCAGCTGACCCGCTTCATGTAAAGTGGCTTGACATTGTAGGACCACGAGTTTGGAGGGCTGATCCAATAGTCGCAATTGTTGGGTCCTGTATTGTGGTTGCTGGTGGTGCTTATGATTTTGAGGATGATTGTCTTACTGTTGAGATATATGACACAGCATGCCCTGGTTGGTTCACTTGTCCACCGATCCCTGTCATACTGAAAGACTCTGCTGCTACTACGTGGTTATCTGTTGCTGTTTCAGGCCACAAAATGTATTTGCTTGAGAAAAATTCCGGTACGTTTTGCTCGTTCAACACAAATACAAAGAGATGGAGTGGGACTAGTGGTTCATGCGTTCTGCGCCCCGACccatctatctatttctcgatcaTTGGTTTTGCAGGTCATCGTTTGATACTAGTTGGGCTCATGGGTGACGCTGAGAATGCTGAAAGTTTAAGAATTTGGGAAGTGAATTGTGATAGTTTTTATTGTGAAGAGATAGGGAAAATGCCGTTGGAGATGTTCGGTATGCTTAAGAATGTAAACACGATGCCACTGTCAATCGATATATCTGTGGCAGAGAATTTCATTTATATATACCATGCATCGGAACCGAGAGATATATTTTTATGTGAGTTGAACGTTGGGATATGTCAATGGGGTAGCATTCGATGTTCTTTCTTGAATGATCGAGTTCTCATGGATAGGATTGTTTTTACGAGCTCAAAAGTAAGTCTTGATGATCTTCGAAAGGCCTTCTGGTTAGAAACTAGGAATTTCAAAGTAGAGTCGGCTTGA